In Nocardia sp. NBC_00403, the DNA window GCGCCGTCGAGCAGCCACGGAATCAGTTGTGGCGCATCCGGTCCGATCCTGCTGCCGTGCAGCTGGCCGAACGCCTGCCACTGCGGCAGCGTGACCGTGGCCTGGATCAAGGGCAGCGCCTGCTTTTCTTCGTGCTCGAGGTGCCCGACCAGGACGGTGACCAGTGCATCGACCAGGTCGCCGAGGCGCTGCGAACCGCTCTCGCGATCGGCGAAGGCCGCCTCGATTGCCTCGATCAGCGGATCGACGGCGCCGTGCTCGGCTTCCATGGCGTCGAGCAGCGCCAGCTCCGAAGGGCGCGCGGCCAACGTTTCGCGCATTACCGGCCAGAGCGCATCATCCTCGGCGGTGTGGTGGATATGCAGGGATTTGGTGAACAACCGCCAGCCCGCCGCAGTCGCCAGGATCTTGCGCGGGTCGTCGTCGATCCGGCTGGTGATCTTGGCGATCTGCTCCAGCTCGCGCCGCAGCGCGTGGTGCATGGCGTACATGGTGGTCATGTCGAGCGTGGCGCTCATGGTTACTCCTGATTGTCGAGCGTGAGCTGCGGCCCGGGCCGGGCCGATGGTGCGTGGTCAGCCCCAGTGGGCGCCCGCGGGTTCCTTGATGGTGGTGTTGATGCGGTTGAAGAAATTGGTGAGGGAGATGTTGAGCACGAGTGCGGCGAGCTGGTTTTCGTCGTATTGGTCGGCGACCGCGTCCCAGATCTCGTCGGGCACACCGTCTCCGGATTTGTCGGCGAGCCGGGTGACGACCTCGGTCAACGCCAGTGCGGCGCGTTCGGCCTCGGTGAACTCGGCGCTCTCACGCCAGGCCGCGACCGCGAACAGCTTGTCGTCGCTGACACCCGCGTTGCGGCCGGTGCCGAGGTGCGAGGTGACGCACGCGCTGCAACCGTTGATCTGGCTGGCGCGCAAGGCCACGATCTCGAGGAGTTCGGCAGCGAGTCCACCCTGGTGAATGCCCTTGTAGATGGTGTTGATGCCCTTCATGGCGTCGGGCAGCACCATCGCGGGGTTCTTCATACGTGCGGTCATGGTCGGGTTCCTTTCGAGGGGTCGAGCTCGGACGAGTCGATCGGGTCGGTGTGCGAGACCAGTGGCCAGTCGTTGGCTACTCGGCCTGCGAGGGTGAGGTAGTTGTCGAAGACGACGAGGGCGACGCAGGCGATGATGTCGACGAGGTCCGCGCCTGCCAGCTCCGCGCCTGCCTGTTCGAGTTCCGCGTCGGTGACCGCGCCGCGACGCCGCAACAGTGCGGCTGCGAAGCCGAGCACCGCCGCGTCCTTCGGGTCCGCGGCGGTACCCGCGCGAGCGCGATCGACCTCGTCTCGGCGCAGCCCGTTCAGCCGGGTGCCGACGAAGCTGTGCGCGGACAGGCCGTAGTCGCAGCCGTTCTCCTGGGAGACGAGCACCCCGATGCGGGTACGCGTCGCTGCCGACAGACCGCTGTCGCACAGTGCCGCGGCGAGGTCGAGATAGCCACGCAACGCGACAGGGCTGTTGGCCATCGCCTTGGCGACATTCGGCGTGATCCCGAACCGCTGTTGCGCTTCGGCGAACAGCCGTCGGGTCGCGCCCGTGGTTGCTTCCGGCTCGATCAGGGGGATGTGCGGCATGAACACACCTTCTTCGACCGAGTTGATACTTTGGCGATGCTTCGAAGATGGGTGTTCTATGGGTGGCTTGGTCGGTGTTCGTTTCACGGTCCTCGGACCGGTCGAGGTCGTGGTGGACGGTCGCGCATTGCCCGCGGCACCCCGGCATCGTGCCGTTTTGGCCTGGTTGCTGCTCAATGCCGGGCGGGTGTACAGCAACGAGCGACTGATCGACGCCGTCTGGGGCAGGGAGCCGCCCGGCACCGCGCGCTCGCAAATTCATGCCGCGATGACCGCGATCCGCCGAGTGCTGCGGGAAGCGGGCATCGCCGAGGCACTGGAGACCAAAGCCGCCGGATACGTCGTGACGCCCGAACCCGGGATGCTCGATCTCGATGAGTTCACCCGGCGGGTTGCCACAGCTCGGACACTGACAACACAAGATCCGACGGCCGCGGTAGCCGAACTTCGGGCAGCGCTGTCGCTGTGGCAGGGAGAGGCGCTGGCCGGCCTGAATGCGGACTACATCGCCTCGGCGCGCCTACTGCTCGACGAGAAGCGAATCGGAGCCTTCGAGCAACTGGCCGAGATCGAGCTTTCACTCGGCAAACACGACCAACTGCTCGATGAGCTGCGGGCACAAGTCGCGGCGAATCCCTTGCGGGAGAAGCTATCCGCGCAGCTCATGCTCGCCCTGCACCGAGCGGGACGGCAGGCCGACGCACTCGCCGTCGCACGAAGCTTTCGGACGGTGCTCGCCGAACTGCAGGGGCTCGATCCGGGTAGCGCGTTCGTCGCGTTGGAACAGGCCGTGCTGCGGAACGACCCGACGACACGGGCACCTGCGCTCCCGCCTCCGTCGACCGCACCCGCGACTTCCGATCTCGCGCTGTCTGGTTCCGTGACCTCCGGTTCCGAGGCTGCTGGGACCACACCGCCGGATTCGGAGCCGGACGGTCCGCCACAGTCCCCGTCGGCGACCTACACACCGACGCAATCGGAGTCCGCGCTGCACGGCGCACCGCGATCGGGTTCGACGGCCGCGGTGTCGGAGCCGGCTCCGACACTTCCTGCGGCAAGGTCGACCAGAACGAACTTCCTCCCCTACGACATACCGGATTTCGCGGGCCGCAGCACCGAACTCGACCGCCTCATCGCCCCCCTCGACGACGCCTCGGTAACGATCCGCGCCATCGACGGCATGGCGGGTATCGGCAAGACCGCGCTGGCGGTGCACGTGGCGCATCGAGTGGCGCAACGCTTCCCCGACGGCCAGCTGTTCATCGATCTCCAGGCGCATTCGGCCGATCTGGAGCCGGTGGCGGCCGACGCGGCGCTGGAAATTCTCTTGCGCCAGTTGGGAATTCCCGATGAGAGCATCCCGACCTCGACGGTGGATCGTGGCGCGCTGTGGCGCGCGGAGCTGGCCGGACGCCGGTTGGTCGTCGTGTTCGACAACGCCGCGGATGCCGACCATGTCCGCCCGCTGCTGCCAAGTGCCGGTGCGAGTCTCCTACTCGTCACCAGCCGCAGGCGACTCGTCGATCTAGATGGCGCGCAAGCACTTTCGGTCGATCTGCTACCCGCCGACGATGCCGTCGGGCTGTTCGAGCGGATCGTCGGAGCCCGGGCGATCGCCGAACCGCTGGCGGTGCTCGATGTGCTGCAACTGTGCGGCTTCCTGCCGCTCGCCGTGCGGATCGCGGCGGCCCGGCTGCAGCATCGCCCGCGCTGGACCGTCGAGTATCTGGCCGGAAGACTGCGCGGCGAACGCCGCAGGCTCGCCGAATTGTCCACGGCCGAAAGGGGGGTGGCTGCCGCCTTCGCGCTGTCGTATCGCCAGTTGGAGCCCGCGCACCGGCGAATGTTCCGCCTCCTCGGCCTGCATCCCGGCCGAGACATCGATGCCGGTGCGGCAGCGGCGCTGGCCGAGGGCTCGGTCGACGATGCCGAAATGCTGTTGGAAGATCTGCTGGACGCGCACGTCATCGCTCAGCACAAGCTCGGCCGCTACACCTTTCACGAGTTACTGCGCGAGCACGCCCGTGCCACCGCGGCCGAAGAAGAAACCGACGACAGTCGAAACATTGCCCGCACGTGCCTGTTAGAGCATTACCTGCACACGGCGCGCGCAGCCGTCGATCTGCTGTTCCACTACAGCACGCAACATCGTCGACCGCTGCGGGAGCCGAGTAGGCCGATCGTTCCCTTCATCGACAATGCGGCAGCCGCCCGATGGTTGGATGCAGAACGCGAAAACCTCATTGCCACAGCAGGTTACGCCGTCGAACACGGCTCACCCGCCTACGCGCGCGACGCGGCGGAGACCCTGCGCCCCTACCTCGACGGGCGCTCTCGCCACACCGATGCCGCGCGCCTGCACACCGTCGGCCTCAGCGCGAGCAGGCAACTGTCGGACCGCAGCGGCGAAGCCCGTGCACTGACCGACCTCGGCTGGGCCCACTGGCGCGACGGCGACTTCGAACAAGCCGTCAGCCGGTCTACTCGGGCACTGGAGATATCTCGCGAGATCGGCGACCGTCTGCAGGAAGCTCGGGCACTGAACACCCTCGGCAATGTCGCCTGGCGTCGCCGCGACTACGACCTGGCTCGCCGAAACCTCGAGCACGCACTGCAACTCGCGATCGAGGCCGACAACCAGGTCGGCGAAGCACACGTGCGCGGCAATCTCGGCATGGTCTTCGCGGCCGCCACCCGCTACACCGAGGCCGAGGACCATCTCGACCGAGCTCTTGCGCTGCACAGGGAACTCGGCAACCAACGCGGCGAGGCGCTCGTCCTCAATAACCTCGGCGTCATCGCCCGTGGCACCGGACAATTCGAACTCTCCCTCGCCAACCACAGCCGCGCCAGGGACCTCTACCGCATGCTGGGCAACCCCAGCGACGAGGCCGCCGCCGTCAACGGCCTCGGCGAAACCGCCCGGTGCGGTGGCGATCCCCGCCAAGCCATCGCCGATCACACCACCGCACTCGAACTCGCCGACGTGGCAAGCAACCTCCCCGAACAGGCCCGCGCCCACGACGGGCTGGCCCGGGCTCAGCATGCCCTCGGCCGCCTGGACGAAGCCCGCGCGCACGGCAAGTCGGCACTGAGGCTCTACACCGAACTCGGCGTCCCGGAAGCCGATGACATGCACGCTTTCCTAGACTCCCTGCCCTGAAATCCCGCGTTCACGGCGCCGCGCTGGATACCCGATCGGGCCGACCCCGGCGAGCGCGGATCGAATGGTGCGGCGCTCATGCCTATGGCTTTCGGAACTGCTCGACCATCGCGGCGTAGCTGTCGCCGCCGCGACCATGTGCCACCGCCCTGTCGGCCGGCATCCTGACAAGTGACCTCACGGAGGTCGAGGTGTTCCAGAAACGAGCACGGCTTGGGCGATCGAACCAGCACGGGCACCCGGTCGAGGGCGCCGGGCGCCTCGCTATTCGAGGATGAGCAGCGCCGATTTCTCCAGGCGGTCGGCTATTTCGGAGTAGGAGGCATAACCCATCCCCGCGCGGACAAGAGCGCCCGCGTAGAGGAGTTCCAAGGATTCGACGACGTCCGGGTCGGCGTCGGGGCCGAGGGCGCGCAGTAGGCGTTTGCGGATTTCGGCGCCGATGCGGGCACGCAAATGCGCGACGTCGGGGTCACGGCCCAACAGCGCGCTGGTGACCGCCCCGGACAGTTCCTGTTCGTCGGCGACGAGCAGGGCGATATTGCGCAGCTCAGCGAGCACCCGGACCGTGGGGTCCGGGTCCTCGCTGACCGGCGCGGAGCTGGAAACCAAACGCCGCCAGAATATCTCGGCGACGAGGTGTTCCTTGGAGGAGAAATAGGTGTATGCCGTGGCGGTGCCGACGCCGGCCGCCGCGGCGACCATGCGGATTGTCATCCCTGCGAAACCCTCGCGGGCAAGGACTTCCACCGCCGCTCTGGTGAGCTTGTCGACGGTGTCGGCCTGCTTCTCGGTGAGGCGGCGCCGGGTCGCCTCGAGGATGATGGACTCGCCTTCGGACATGTGTCCAGATCCTACTTGGCGGCGGCGAGGCCGGCGCGGCGGCCATAGAAGCTGCCGTCGCCGAGAGACGCGCCACTGACGTATCCGCCCGCGCAGAGACCCGAGGTGCAGCGTCCCGCGGCGAACAATCCGGCGATCGGCTCGCCCGACACGTGCAGCACCCGGGAGTCGAGGTCGGTGCGCAGACCGCCGAGTGTGAAGCCCGCGGTGAAACCGCGCATGTCGAAGGCCGCGAGCGGAGCGCCGATCGGCTTCACCCACTCGGGTTTCTTGCCGAGCAACGGATCCTTGCCGTCGGCGGCGTGCAGGTTGTACGCGGTGACCGTGCCCTGCAATGTCTGCGTCGGCAGACCCATGTCCGCCTCGAGCTCGGCGACCGTCTCCGCGGCCCAGGTCGGCGGCTGCCGGAAGAAAGGAGTGGAAGTCTCGGTGGCGAGCGCAGCCTCGAGCGATTCCTCGTCGATGATCAGATACGCCTGATTGTCCTGCTGGATGAGCGTGGCCTGGCCGATCCGTCCCGGGTAGGTGTCCTCGGGGATGTAGCGCTGGCCGCGGCCGTTGACCAGGATGCCGCGCGCCATCATCTGCGGGTCGCCGAAGAATGCGACCTCGGTGGCGTCCATGTGCGCCAGCTCGGCGCCGAGAGCCTGGGCGAGTCGGATGCCGATGCCGTCGTGCTCCTCGATCGCGGCGGCGGGCCTGCCGATCAGCCGCGGCGCATAGCCCTCGATCATCTTCTGGTGGTAGGCGAAGCTGCCGGTGGCAAGGACGACACCGCGCTCGGCCCGGATGGCGATCTGCTTGCCGAACTGGGTGGCCAGCACACCGACGACGCGGTCGGTGTCATCGACGATCAAACGCCGGATCCTGGTGTCGTATTCGACGCGGACCCCGAGGCCGTCGGCGGTCTCGGCGAGCGGCTTCATCAGCATGTAGCCGCCGCTCTTCTGCCCGATACGCTTATCCGCCATCTGCGGAACATGCCCGCGCGGTGCGGGTTTCGCGATCTCGTTGAAAGGCGCGGCATTCTCGCCGCCGGAATACATCAGCCCCTCGTCGTGCGGCGGCTCCCAGCCCGGCTGACCCCAGAACGCCTCGCGGAACGGGACACCACAGGAGACCAGCCAGTTGTAGTGCTCGACGCTGCCCTGGCAGTAGTCGGCGATCTTGGCCTTGTCGACGCCGGGGCCGAGCGCCGCGAGCAGGAACGCCTCCATATTCTCCGGAGTGTCCTCGAAACCGAGTGCCTGCTGCAGCGGGGTGCCGCCACCGAGGTAGATGAACCCGCCCGCCATGGCGGCCGCGCCGCCCCAGCCGCCGGTGCGTTCCAGGATCAGCACCTCGGCCCCGGCCCGCACGGACTCGATCGCCGCGCATACCCCCGCAATGCCGTACCCGGCGACGACGACGTCGGCCTCCTTGTCCCACTCGGAGATCGCACTGGCACGCAGTGGCCGAATTGTCGTGGCATCAGACATGTTCCGTGTTCCTTACTGTTCTGCTCGGTCGGACCGTGATGCGTTGTCGAGCTGTCCCGCTCGCTCACGCGGCAGGCGCCCCGATGGTCCTGTGCTGTCGACTACTGTGCCGTTTCGGGCGGCCCGGCGGGTCGAATCGGCAACTCGATCGCCCTACTCCGCCGCCGCGTCGGATCGCCCGTCCGCCGCTTCGGACTGCTCCGCGGCATCCGCCTGTTGTTTACGCGCTGCCTTCTTCTGCTGTCCGACGATGGTCCCCACCAGCAGGTCGAGCTTGGTGCCGTTCGGCCAGCCGACGTAATGGCAGAGGAACAGTGCGATCTCGTGCAACTGTTCCTCGGTGAGCTCTGCATTGCGCAGCGCCGCGCCGATCTGGATGCCCGCGGTGTCGATTGCGCCCTGGGCGGTCAGCGCGCCGAGCAGGATCAGTCTCCGGTCGCGCACGGTGAGCGCAGGGCGCGACCAGATATCGGCGAAGAGGTGATCGGCGGTGACGGCGAAGTGCGCGCCGGGGTAGTCCTGGAACTCGGTGCCGTAGACCTCGGCCATCTTGGCCAGCCCACGCCTACGGACGGACTCGGCCGCCGCGCTGTTCGACGGTTGATCGCTCATCGAGATTCCCTTTCTGATTGGGTAGCGGCAGCGCTGACGCCGAGTCCTGGTCCGAGTCGATCGAGGGCCAGTTCGGCGAGGGGCAGTTCGATACCGAGCCGGGAGCCCAATTCGAGGGCGAGGGTGAGGTCCTTTTCGCCGAGATCGCGGACGTGGCCGAGGATCGGCAGCCAGAAATCACCCGGCTCGATCGGTGCGGTGCGATCGCGCAGCATGATCGCGCCGGGGCCGCCGGTCACGGCATCGGAATGGCGCACGACCTTGCCGAGTGTGGTGATATCCAGCTCTGCGGCCTCGGCGAGCCGCTGTGCTTCGGTGGCGGCGGTGAAGGCGACGAAGTGGAGTAAGTTGCGGGCCAATTTCATTCGGGTGCCCGCACCCACCGGGCCCGCGTGCACGACGAGATCGGCAAAACAGCCGAAGGGGCCACGGACCCGCTGGAATGCCATGTCGCTGCCGCCGACCATGACGGCGAGCCGGCCGCGCTGCGCACCGGGCGCACCACCACTCACCGGTGCGTCCACCAACTCGACGCCGCGCTCGGCGCACTGGCTCGCCAGCTCGACCGCGGTCCGATCGCTGATCGTGGAGTGCACGGCGACCACGGTTCCCGGTTCTGCGGTGCGCAGGATGCCCGCCGGCCCCGCGACCACAGCACGGACCTGCTCGTCGTTCAGCACTGTCACCGAGATGACGGCAGCTTGCTGCGCGACCTGTGCCGCGCTGCCTGCCGCTTGCGCCCCCGACTCGAGGAACGGCTGGACCGCGTCCGGCCGCGTGTCACACACCGTGAGCCCGCCGGGCCACTCCAGCAGCCGCTTCGCCATCGGCGCGCCCATATTGCCGAGACCGATGAAGCCGACCCGGAATTCGGCAGCGGACCCGTTCGCTGCCTGCTCGGATCGCTCCGCACCCCCGCTCATGACCGGAACACTTGTCCGCCGTCGACATTGAAGATCTGGCCGGTCACCCAGCTCGCCTCGTCCGAGAGCAGGTAGAGACAGGCGCCGACCAGGTCCTGCGGTGTCCCCATCCGTTTGAGCGGCAACCGGTTCACCATGTCGGTGACGATCGCCTCTGGTGTCACCGCCTTGGTGGCCTCGGTGTCGATCGGTCCGGGCGCGATGGCGTTGATGCGAATCTTGGAGCCGCCCAGCTCGAAGGCCAGCTGCTGGGTGAGACCGTTGACGCCGACCTTCGCGAGGCCGTAGAAGCTGGAGTATGTCCATGCGGCCGTGGAAGATTGGTTGACGATCGAGCCGCCACCGGCGGCCATCATGGGCTTCCACACCGCGCGGGTCATGTTCAGCGCGCCGTCCATGTTCACGCCCATGAACTTCTTGTAGTAGTCCCACGGCACCGTCAACAGCAGATTCAGCTTCATCTCGCCGTAGATGGCCGCATTGTTGACCAAGTGGTTGATGCCGCCGAACTCGCCGACGGTGAATTCGGCCAGCGCCGTCGCGGATTCGGGTTCGGACACATCGACCTCACCGAACACCGCGGTACCGCCGTCGGCGACGATCTTCTTCGCGACCGCCTTTCCGGCTGGCACATTACGGTCGGCGACAACGACTTCGGCGCCCTCGGCGGCCAGCGCCTGCGCATACACCGCGCCGATCCCCTGTGCGGCACCGGTGACGATGACGGATCTTCCCGTGAAACGGGCCATGAAAGTCAGCTCCTCTAGTCAGGCTTGGTAGGCGATCAGCTTGGTTTCCAGGTATTCCTCGAATCCGGCGATGCCCATCTCCCGGCCGATGCCCGACTGCTTGTACCCGCCGAACGGAGCGTCCGCGGAGTACCAGATGCCGCCGTTCACGCTCAGCGTCCCGGTGCGAACCCCCTCGGTGACGCGCCGGATCCGGTCCTGGTCGCTCCCCCAGACCGAACCCGACAGCCCGTATGGGGAATCGTTGGCGATCCGGATCGCGTCGTCGTCACCGTCGTAGGGGATCACCACCAGCACCGGACCGAAGATCTCCTCGCGGGCGACCGTCGAGGTATTCGCGATGTCCGCGATCAGGGTCGGCTCGATGTAGAAGCCGCGCTCATGGTTCGCGGGCCGCCCGCCACCGGTGACAATGCGACCACCTTCGGCGACGGCGATCTCCAGGTAGCGCTCGACGCGGGCCCGCTGCCGCTGCGAAATCAGCGGGCCGCAGATCGTGCGCGGATCCGCCGGATCACCGGGCGCGATCCCACCCAATGTGGCCGCGGCGATCTGCACCGCGTCGTCGTAGGACGCACGTGGGACCAGCAGGCGGGTGGTGATGGCACAGCCCTGTCCGGCGTGCACACACACCGAAAAGGCCGCAACACCAACGGCAGCCGCGATATTCGCGTCGTCGAGCACGATGAACGCCGACTTGCCGCCGAGCTCGAGAAATGCCTTCTTCAGCGTGGTCGCCGCCCCCGCCATCACCACTTTCCCGGTTTGCGTCGAACCGGTGAAGCTGATCATGTCGACCCGTGGATCGGTGGTCAGTCGCGCGCCGATCGTGTGGTCGGCGGAGGTGACGATATTGACGACGCCCGGCGGGATGTCGGTGTGCTCGGCGATCACCGCACCGATGGCCGCCGCACACCATGGTGTGTCGGGAGCGGGTTTGAGCACCAGCGTGTTTCCGGCCGCGAGCGCCGGTCCGAGTTTCGCGAAATTGATCTGGTGCGGAAAGTTCCACGGGGTGATCGCACCGACCACGCCGACCGCCTCTCTGCGTTGCACCCGGCGGGTCTTGATGCCCATCGGCTCTGCCACGCCGAGATCCGTTTCCCAGCTGTATGTTTCGGCGAGCGACGCGGAGTAGCCCAGGTCGGCGACCGGACCCTCCAACTGCGGCCCTTTGGTCAGCATCGTCGGCGCGCCCGCCTCGGCGACGGTGATCTCCCGCAGTTCGTCGATGTGGGCTTGTAGCGCGGTGCGCAGCTGTTCGAGGCAGCGTGCGCGGAAGGCGTGATTGCGTGACCAGTCGGTGTCGTCGAACGCGGTGCGTGCGGCGGCGATGGCGGCGTCCATATCGCCGCCGCCTGCGTCAGCGGCCTGGCCGAGAACTTCCTCGGTCGCGGGGTTCACGGTGTCGAACACGCCGTCGGCGCCTGCCACCAGCTTGCCGCCGATGAGCAGGCGGGATTCGGCGTTGGGCAGGAGGCTGCTCATGAAGGGCTCCGATACTGTCTGGACACGTGTACGGAATATAGTCTCGACGCCCGATAAGTCGC includes these proteins:
- a CDS encoding hemerythrin domain-containing protein, yielding MSATLDMTTMYAMHHALRRELEQIAKITSRIDDDPRKILATAAGWRLFTKSLHIHHTAEDDALWPVMRETLAARPSELALLDAMEAEHGAVDPLIEAIEAAFADRESGSQRLGDLVDALVTVLVGHLEHEEKQALPLIQATVTLPQWQAFGQLHGSRIGPDAPQLIPWLLDGADERTVDTVLAPLPEQVRAAYFHQWKPAYIALDRWSADTSK
- a CDS encoding carboxymuconolactone decarboxylase family protein produces the protein MTARMKNPAMVLPDAMKGINTIYKGIHQGGLAAELLEIVALRASQINGCSACVTSHLGTGRNAGVSDDKLFAVAAWRESAEFTEAERAALALTEVVTRLADKSGDGVPDEIWDAVADQYDENQLAALVLNISLTNFFNRINTTIKEPAGAHWG
- a CDS encoding carboxymuconolactone decarboxylase family protein, giving the protein MPHIPLIEPEATTGATRRLFAEAQQRFGITPNVAKAMANSPVALRGYLDLAAALCDSGLSAATRTRIGVLVSQENGCDYGLSAHSFVGTRLNGLRRDEVDRARAGTAADPKDAAVLGFAAALLRRRGAVTDAELEQAGAELAGADLVDIIACVALVVFDNYLTLAGRVANDWPLVSHTDPIDSSELDPSKGTRP
- a CDS encoding AfsR/SARP family transcriptional regulator; protein product: MVGVRFTVLGPVEVVVDGRALPAAPRHRAVLAWLLLNAGRVYSNERLIDAVWGREPPGTARSQIHAAMTAIRRVLREAGIAEALETKAAGYVVTPEPGMLDLDEFTRRVATARTLTTQDPTAAVAELRAALSLWQGEALAGLNADYIASARLLLDEKRIGAFEQLAEIELSLGKHDQLLDELRAQVAANPLREKLSAQLMLALHRAGRQADALAVARSFRTVLAELQGLDPGSAFVALEQAVLRNDPTTRAPALPPPSTAPATSDLALSGSVTSGSEAAGTTPPDSEPDGPPQSPSATYTPTQSESALHGAPRSGSTAAVSEPAPTLPAARSTRTNFLPYDIPDFAGRSTELDRLIAPLDDASVTIRAIDGMAGIGKTALAVHVAHRVAQRFPDGQLFIDLQAHSADLEPVAADAALEILLRQLGIPDESIPTSTVDRGALWRAELAGRRLVVVFDNAADADHVRPLLPSAGASLLLVTSRRRLVDLDGAQALSVDLLPADDAVGLFERIVGARAIAEPLAVLDVLQLCGFLPLAVRIAAARLQHRPRWTVEYLAGRLRGERRRLAELSTAERGVAAAFALSYRQLEPAHRRMFRLLGLHPGRDIDAGAAAALAEGSVDDAEMLLEDLLDAHVIAQHKLGRYTFHELLREHARATAAEEETDDSRNIARTCLLEHYLHTARAAVDLLFHYSTQHRRPLREPSRPIVPFIDNAAAARWLDAERENLIATAGYAVEHGSPAYARDAAETLRPYLDGRSRHTDAARLHTVGLSASRQLSDRSGEARALTDLGWAHWRDGDFEQAVSRSTRALEISREIGDRLQEARALNTLGNVAWRRRDYDLARRNLEHALQLAIEADNQVGEAHVRGNLGMVFAAATRYTEAEDHLDRALALHRELGNQRGEALVLNNLGVIARGTGQFELSLANHSRARDLYRMLGNPSDEAAAVNGLGETARCGGDPRQAIADHTTALELADVASNLPEQARAHDGLARAQHALGRLDEARAHGKSALRLYTELGVPEADDMHAFLDSLP
- a CDS encoding TetR/AcrR family transcriptional regulator, translated to MSEGESIILEATRRRLTEKQADTVDKLTRAAVEVLAREGFAGMTIRMVAAAAGVGTATAYTYFSSKEHLVAEIFWRRLVSSSAPVSEDPDPTVRVLAELRNIALLVADEQELSGAVTSALLGRDPDVAHLRARIGAEIRKRLLRALGPDADPDVVESLELLYAGALVRAGMGYASYSEIADRLEKSALLILE
- a CDS encoding FAD-dependent oxidoreductase yields the protein MSDATTIRPLRASAISEWDKEADVVVAGYGIAGVCAAIESVRAGAEVLILERTGGWGGAAAMAGGFIYLGGGTPLQQALGFEDTPENMEAFLLAALGPGVDKAKIADYCQGSVEHYNWLVSCGVPFREAFWGQPGWEPPHDEGLMYSGGENAAPFNEIAKPAPRGHVPQMADKRIGQKSGGYMLMKPLAETADGLGVRVEYDTRIRRLIVDDTDRVVGVLATQFGKQIAIRAERGVVLATGSFAYHQKMIEGYAPRLIGRPAAAIEEHDGIGIRLAQALGAELAHMDATEVAFFGDPQMMARGILVNGRGQRYIPEDTYPGRIGQATLIQQDNQAYLIIDEESLEAALATETSTPFFRQPPTWAAETVAELEADMGLPTQTLQGTVTAYNLHAADGKDPLLGKKPEWVKPIGAPLAAFDMRGFTAGFTLGGLRTDLDSRVLHVSGEPIAGLFAAGRCTSGLCAGGYVSGASLGDGSFYGRRAGLAAAK
- a CDS encoding carboxymuconolactone decarboxylase family protein, which gives rise to MSDQPSNSAAAESVRRRGLAKMAEVYGTEFQDYPGAHFAVTADHLFADIWSRPALTVRDRRLILLGALTAQGAIDTAGIQIGAALRNAELTEEQLHEIALFLCHYVGWPNGTKLDLLVGTIVGQQKKAARKQQADAAEQSEAADGRSDAAAE
- a CDS encoding NAD(P)-dependent oxidoreductase, which gives rise to MSGGAERSEQAANGSAAEFRVGFIGLGNMGAPMAKRLLEWPGGLTVCDTRPDAVQPFLESGAQAAGSAAQVAQQAAVISVTVLNDEQVRAVVAGPAGILRTAEPGTVVAVHSTISDRTAVELASQCAERGVELVDAPVSGGAPGAQRGRLAVMVGGSDMAFQRVRGPFGCFADLVVHAGPVGAGTRMKLARNLLHFVAFTAATEAQRLAEAAELDITTLGKVVRHSDAVTGGPGAIMLRDRTAPIEPGDFWLPILGHVRDLGEKDLTLALELGSRLGIELPLAELALDRLGPGLGVSAAATQSERESR
- a CDS encoding SDR family oxidoreductase; translation: MARFTGRSVIVTGAAQGIGAVYAQALAAEGAEVVVADRNVPAGKAVAKKIVADGGTAVFGEVDVSEPESATALAEFTVGEFGGINHLVNNAAIYGEMKLNLLLTVPWDYYKKFMGVNMDGALNMTRAVWKPMMAAGGGSIVNQSSTAAWTYSSFYGLAKVGVNGLTQQLAFELGGSKIRINAIAPGPIDTEATKAVTPEAIVTDMVNRLPLKRMGTPQDLVGACLYLLSDEASWVTGQIFNVDGGQVFRS
- a CDS encoding aldehyde dehydrogenase, which codes for MSSLLPNAESRLLIGGKLVAGADGVFDTVNPATEEVLGQAADAGGGDMDAAIAAARTAFDDTDWSRNHAFRARCLEQLRTALQAHIDELREITVAEAGAPTMLTKGPQLEGPVADLGYSASLAETYSWETDLGVAEPMGIKTRRVQRREAVGVVGAITPWNFPHQINFAKLGPALAAGNTLVLKPAPDTPWCAAAIGAVIAEHTDIPPGVVNIVTSADHTIGARLTTDPRVDMISFTGSTQTGKVVMAGAATTLKKAFLELGGKSAFIVLDDANIAAAVGVAAFSVCVHAGQGCAITTRLLVPRASYDDAVQIAAATLGGIAPGDPADPRTICGPLISQRQRARVERYLEIAVAEGGRIVTGGGRPANHERGFYIEPTLIADIANTSTVAREEIFGPVLVVIPYDGDDDAIRIANDSPYGLSGSVWGSDQDRIRRVTEGVRTGTLSVNGGIWYSADAPFGGYKQSGIGREMGIAGFEEYLETKLIAYQA